The Candidatus Neomarinimicrobiota bacterium genome contains the following window.
CCATTTTTGTTCGGTCAGAATATTCTTGACAAAGTACCATAATTTGGTACTATATGGCGAATGAAACGGAAACATCAGAAGACTCTGGAACTCATTTTCAATCGACCTGTCAGTGGCAGTATCAAGTGGGATGATATTGAAGCATTATTCGTTGCTCTTGGCGCTGAGGTGAGCGAACGTGAAGGTTCCAGAGTGGCGGTTGTTTTATTTAA
Protein-coding sequences here:
- a CDS encoding type II toxin-antitoxin system HicA family toxin, whose protein sequence is MKRKHQKTLELIFNRPVSGSIKWDDIEALFVALGAEVSEREGSRVAVVLFNEVRVFHRPHPTPVTDKGAVSSIRKWLESHGVTP